A region of the Romboutsia hominis genome:
AATGGTGTCTCCACCGTTTGAGGTCCCATACTTATACTATGTTCTAAATGACCTCTTTCATAGAACTTATACTTTTCCTTTACATAATTAAATCCTATTGAGAATAATTCATTAAAACCAAGTACTGGCTTAACTAAATCTATCATAAGCCTTTGAGCTTTAACTATCCAACTTCTAGATAAATCTGTTGTATAAAAGTTAGTGTCTCCATTTACCCCCCGTCGAATTTAACTACGCTCCATTTTTTATTATCCTGTCGGTTGAATGACAAAATAAAGGTTACAATTTAAGTTCTTTAAAATTGAAATATAACTATCTATTTTCGCTAATAACATGTTTTGATTCATTATAAGCACATGTTAATTGTTGAATAGGAGTATCATATGGCTTAATCCATCCCTTATTAAGACTTAATTCAGTAAGTGCTGTATGACCTCCAACCATTTGAGTTAATGATGCTGAATATAGCGCTCTTAATTCTGGTGTACTACTTGTTAATGTAGAATTAAGATACATGTCTGCAGCTTCTTTTGCAGATGAAAGCATACCTAAAGCTATTATTTCATCGTTTAGATCTGCATTATCTTTTATTAAATTTCCTAGCATATTTCTCATAGTATCTATTCCTCCTCAGTAGCTGGTATTTTATTCTCAACTATAAATTGTTGTATTGCTTTAATTCTTCCTTCTGTTGCTAATATACTAGCCTCTGATTGTCTCTTTAAGTCTTCATCTGATATTAAAGAATCTATTGCTCTTTGCATAATTAAACCATCAGATTCCATTTTTAACACTGCTGCTAAAGATAGATTTTCTATTTCTGAAAGTGCTCTCATTCAATTACCTCCTACAATATATTTTCATATAATATTATGCGTATTAATATTTAAAAGTAATCATGTTAATATCTACCTTATTAATAAATTCAAAATAAATATATAAACTTACTATACAACAATTTTTCATAACTTTTAAAATATTATAATTTCATCAGTATATAAAAAGGTAGTGTTAAGCACTTTAACACTACCTTTTATTTTTATTTATAATGTGGTGTAAGTGGTGTTAATACTTCACAACCATCTTCTGTAACTAATATCATATCTTCTATATTAAATCCACCAAATCCAGATATATAACATGGTGTTTCTATACAAAGTATCATACCAACTTCTAGCTTTCTTTTTTCGCTTAATGATATAAATGGTGCCTCTGCCGTTTGAGGTCCCATACTTATACTATGTCCTAGATGACCTCTTTCATAGAACTTATACTTTTCTTTTACATAATTAAATCCTATTGAGAATAATTCATCAAAACCAAGTCCTGGTTTAACTGAATCTATCATAAGCCTTTGAGCTTCAACTAATCTTTGCTTTAACTCACTAAGTACTGGGTGAGCATCTCCAACTATCCAACTTCTAGAAAAATCTGTTGTATAAAAGTTAGTGTCTCCATTTACCCCCCCGTCGAATTTTACTACATCTCCATTTTTTATTATCCTATCAGTAGATCGACAAAGTCTTCCTGAATTTTCACCTGCACAAAATGATGACCATCCACTTGGGAAGCATATTCCTGATTCCATTACCTTTTTACAGTATATATCAAACAGTTCTCTTTCACTTACTCCCTC
Encoded here:
- a CDS encoding M24 family metallopeptidase; translated protein: MRRGVNGDTNFYTTDLSRSWIVKAQRLMIDLVKPVLGFNELFSIGFNYVKEKYKFYERGHLEHSISMGPQTVETPFISLIEKRKLEASMILCIETPCYISGFGGFNIKDMILVTEDGCEVLTPLTPHYK
- a CDS encoding spore coat protein → MRNMLGNLIKDNADLNDEIIALGMLSSAKEAADMYLNSTLTSSTPELRALYSASLTQMVGGHTALTELSLNKGWIKPYDTPIQQLTCAYNESKHVISENR
- a CDS encoding M24 family metallopeptidase, producing MKPKVQKIKRLLRENNIDGVIVNSPENFTYITAYSSHQHTVSRQAHFAVSVLDNKEESRAIAIGMDFESEAFSDYMDCIVKKYSTWVGGKTFEEVLANKEVVSNKTFVTSLDVVVESIKELNLEDKKVGIELDFISATYFDSLKRALPNVDFVNVSNLFIEARSVKEDDEIEYFRKLARVADEALLHTSQFVKEGVSERELFDIYCKKVMESGICFPSGWSSFCAGENSGRLCRSTDRIIKNGDVVKFDGGVNGDTNFYTTDFSRSWIVGDAHPVLSELKQRLVEAQRLMIDSVKPGLGFDELFSIGFNYVKEKYKFYERGHLGHSISMGPQTAEAPFISLSEKRKLEVGMILCIETPCYISGFGGFNIEDMILVTEDGCEVLTPLTPHYK